In Oceanispirochaeta sp., one DNA window encodes the following:
- a CDS encoding ATP-binding protein: protein METHTQIKQNLKQLRLSSIYENFEQRLSEAVMSKMGYADFLLLLTQDEIERRRQKKQETTIKKANLGKYKRLP from the coding sequence ATGGAAACACATACACAAATTAAACAAAATCTGAAGCAGCTTCGCCTTTCCTCTATTTATGAGAATTTCGAACAGCGCCTTTCTGAAGCAGTCATGTCTAAAATGGGGTATGCAGATTTTCTGCTCCTCCTGACACAAGATGAAATCGAACGCCGGAGACAAAAGAAGCAGGAGACAACCATCAAGAAGGCAAATCTCGGAAAATATAAAAGACTCCCCTGA
- a CDS encoding transposase yields MFRKNDQHRQQRMFTVVDQLSKSAKHKLDTSWAPVFYQEYFCRLDESVFSVLYSTKKSRPNTPINLLVAFETLKSGFSISDEKLYNHFLFDLQFRYALGLHDFDEGHFELRTIYNFRAALAAYEAEHGVNLIRLASEQITDEQLKQFQMRTGLQRMDSTMVQSNIRKMSRLQLLVEIIHRFHRMLSENEKKKHEELFHSYIKQDSLHYCYKLERDEVAGRVENLGCDLAKMLEIFHGRYGAEKGYLDAKQVFREHFCIKESVSIKDKKELNGRCLQSPDDAEATFRTKSRESSRGYVANITETCDSKNELQLITTVSVAPNVTDDQELLVGDVENLSDRMELETLLSDAGYTGAVAADAVTKHNVELKVSGIKGRKKKYANTLGLEDFRLSTDESGEVKEIVCPQGFSGEVRPTKTEHRFTAGFDGSDCEVCPMKEDCPAKRLKKRNLFVLHFTTSDVRVAQQRMQVAECGRKVLNKRASVESTVRSVIHPFGGHLCKMPVRGRHRITNMTILSAMMVNVHRITRYLNPPEPIEPINRDLATI; encoded by the coding sequence ATGTTTCGTAAAAATGACCAGCACAGGCAGCAGAGGATGTTTACAGTAGTCGATCAGCTTTCAAAATCGGCAAAGCATAAGTTGGATACATCCTGGGCCCCTGTTTTTTATCAAGAATATTTTTGTAGGCTGGACGAATCAGTATTTTCAGTCCTCTACAGCACAAAGAAGTCCAGACCGAATACCCCCATAAATCTCCTGGTTGCTTTTGAAACCTTGAAGTCCGGCTTTAGCATTAGCGATGAAAAGCTCTATAATCATTTCCTATTTGATCTTCAATTTCGTTATGCCCTTGGACTCCATGATTTTGATGAAGGACATTTTGAACTGCGTACCATCTATAATTTCCGTGCGGCACTTGCTGCCTATGAAGCCGAGCATGGGGTGAATCTGATTCGGCTAGCCAGTGAGCAGATCACCGATGAGCAACTTAAACAGTTTCAGATGAGAACAGGCCTCCAACGAATGGATTCAACCATGGTGCAGAGTAATATTCGCAAGATGAGCCGCTTACAGCTCCTGGTTGAAATTATCCACCGATTTCATCGCATGTTGAGTGAGAATGAAAAAAAGAAGCATGAGGAACTCTTTCACTCCTATATAAAACAGGATTCTCTACACTATTGCTATAAGCTGGAGCGGGATGAGGTTGCAGGCCGGGTGGAAAATCTTGGGTGTGATCTTGCCAAGATGCTGGAAATATTCCACGGACGGTATGGAGCAGAGAAAGGATATCTTGATGCAAAACAGGTTTTTAGGGAACATTTCTGCATTAAAGAAAGCGTTTCCATCAAGGACAAAAAAGAGTTAAATGGCCGCTGCCTGCAATCTCCAGATGACGCAGAAGCAACCTTCAGAACCAAGAGTAGAGAATCTTCCCGGGGATATGTAGCAAACATCACCGAAACCTGTGATAGTAAAAATGAGTTGCAGTTGATTACCACCGTAAGCGTTGCTCCAAACGTAACCGATGACCAGGAACTTTTGGTTGGCGATGTAGAAAACCTTAGTGATCGGATGGAACTTGAAACCCTGCTTAGTGATGCTGGTTATACCGGAGCTGTAGCCGCTGATGCTGTAACCAAACATAATGTTGAGCTAAAAGTTAGCGGGATCAAGGGTCGGAAAAAGAAATATGCAAACACCCTGGGACTTGAAGATTTCCGTCTGTCCACAGATGAATCTGGAGAGGTTAAGGAAATTGTCTGTCCACAAGGATTTTCTGGAGAAGTGAGGCCTACAAAGACAGAACATCGCTTTACCGCCGGGTTTGATGGTAGTGACTGTGAGGTTTGCCCGATGAAAGAGGACTGCCCGGCAAAGAGATTAAAGAAGCGGAACTTGTTTGTATTACATTTTACGACGTCCGATGTTCGAGTTGCCCAGCAAAGAATGCAGGTAGCAGAGTGCGGGCGTAAAGTATTGAACAAGAGGGCGTCTGTGGAAAGTACTGTTCGCAGTGTCATCCACCCCTTTGGAGGGCATCTGTGCAAGATGCCTGTAAGAGGTCGGCATCGAATTACCAACATGACGATTTTGAGTGCTATGATGGTAAATGTCCACAGAATTACGAGATACCTGAACCCACCGGAACCAATAGAACCAATAAATAGAGATCTGGCAACGATATAG